The Scomber scombrus chromosome 19, fScoSco1.1, whole genome shotgun sequence DNA window tttttattttttccacctCATATAGttgtatttgtaatgtttttatttctttcctctttcttttctgtttttttaaacattgctcttattttatgttccttttatgtGAAACACTTGGTGTATATTGTATAAACGGTGCCATACAAATtaagttatcattattattattatattattatgggaattttaaaaaggttttttataGGAGACTTTTCCTTATcacaatgattattttaatatgcTATGATTTTATTGTGCTACTGATGTAAATTCAACACATACAATATTTAGATGGAGCTTAATGTTGCTTAGGATATATTAAAGTTGTTGATGAGTGATCAAAggtttgatttctttttatagGCATTATGTCATGACTACTGTGTTCATCATAAACTAGTTTGGTTTTCTGTAAGTCTGTAACAATATTATAGAAAATGTCTGTTTGTTAGAGATCACAGAGATCTGTTgaaatctgcagctgaaaaataAGTCATGGCTTTTACCTATTGACCACACATAATACTTTAAGAATTtgtcaacagcagcagaaagcaaCCACCATTCATAGATTACTTTTAAAGCACTTCCTGTTCAGTAAATCAAACTACATTCAGAGTGTATGAATGTAATTCCCCTCCATAAGCAGTTATTACTTACAGCCTGAAATACCTGTTTGGTTGAGTTGACAGATACTTGATGTCCAAACACACACGTTCCGCtctatttaatctttatttaatcagtaaTCACCCAACAACGAGCTCATTGTGGCAGGTCTTGGGCTCAACTCATATATCACATATTGAAGAGAGAACAATATGTCATGCAGTATTTTAAGAAGAATGCCTTTGTTCTGCACATTTGGTTTTCCCGAAGTTCATATTCCTCTTACCACGTAACATCTTAcgcctcctctgtctcctcacaCTGAATGTTGGTGTTAATGAGTTGTAATTATCACCCCACCTTCTCTACAGATATAAATCTTGTGTCTGTGAAGTTCACTGACACGGAGAATGTACTTCAGTTTGTGTCCACTTAGTTTTCTCATTTCAGATCCTGCACTACTTTATATGACCACTAGATGTCCTGAGTTAattattatgagcttgatgtcatagatatatatagaacaTATAgttctatatatatctatgctTGATGTAGTGTGAAAGTAAAAGTTTCTGTAGAAGCTGCTTTGATAAATGAATCACCTTCATCTCACATTTTAATACCATGTTTCCCTTTCCcccaaaaaatgacacaaacagcacaacaaacatataaacactTGATTTTATTCTCAGCAGAATAATCCAACAAAGGgtcaaatgtttcattttcagcGTAATAAATGAAGCAGTGGGATAAAACAAAGGACTACAGTCCCAGACACTAATTTACCAAAACCGCTACCGCCATCTACTGGCGAAAGTGAATATCGCTCAACAGATAATTAAATAAGGTGAGTTTGCTCAGACGTGACACAAAGCATCTTatgtaataataacaaaaaaaataatagtggAGGGTCCAAGGTAATGACACAAACTAATACAGTACAAATTTTGCAAATAATTTCATCCCCTAAAATACAGGGTGCAGGCAGGGTCGCCCAAGGCATAAGCGAACTGAGCAGCTGCTTAGGGCCCTgtgaccactagggggccccCAAGAGCaattaacttaaaaaagaaaaaagtcagttttgttTTCCATGTGTGAGTGGTGATGATTCATATATCATCAAATGTACGTtcttgtacaaaaaaaacccaaaacataaaacaacaatattatgtgAACAGAGTGTAGTTtcctactgcctctctgctgTCAGAGCTCCGCTAGTAACGTGTGCAGTGAAGCTCGGAGCAGGTgaataatgatggaaaaaaggaCATATCCTTCAtgggcagaaaaaaaaagaggaagaggaggaaaaacgaCTAGATAAAGGTATGTCTTGGTAATGTAACATTGTGTGTCAAGGAGATTTTGCAAAGTTTCCTCAAATTAGGAAAGTTCCTAattattgttgatattttgttCCAACTACGTTAGCCTGTAATAGCAAATAAGCTAGCTAACGTTAGTTCAAAACAAGAGAAATGTATCTTCTCTTATGGGTAGGTTAGATAGCTTACTATTCAAGCTAACGTTTTAGTGTTTGTGTAATACTTTGAATAAGTTGATTCTCAGTATTATTCTGGGTCGCTTTTTGGCATCAAAACAACGTTTTTGATAACAAcgtttgataaaaaaaaaagtttaattactAACGTTAATTACAAACGCAGTGACATTTGCTATCAATATGgttttgcattaatgaattCACTTAGTTAACTTATAGTTTGATGTATGTTGTTTGCAGTTGtttgctgcagagcacagtaatttatgtgagtaaataaacatatacCTTTTACATCAACTCCCTATTATGCTCATACGTTATATGAAACTTCCCCAGGAGCACTGTTAAAGTATTTTGGTGGAGGCACTGACTCGGCCCAGGGGCAATCCACCTCCTCAGGAGCAGCCAAGGTGACTGAAAAACTGTcaccatatatatttaatttctagtcaaattatctcattaagatgtaataatataagatataatcatatgacaagggacatgttttccatctcaggtccatctctatcctctgctccatccaCTGTGCCCAATGTCCTCTCTGCAACCTCAGCTGTACCTGGTAAGTTAATTGCTCAGTCCACTGCAGAACATACTgagatgaatatttttttaatataagatataatcatatgacaagggacatgtttttagacaaatgcatattattaaaaaattcTCAAGCAATTTTCAGTTGTTCCActggcattattattatttaaatttccCTATAGGTCCTTCATCTTTGGTCATCGAGATTGATGTTTCACCCACTTCTTCAGCGTCCAGTTTGCAGCAGGGATCAGCAGCTCCGCCAGTAGACCCAGCTGAGTGTCCCTCTTTCCTGTCCGACTCAGAAAGGACTGAACAGGTATTAAGAGGTCCACTGCCTATAAAGGACACATTCACATTCCCGAAAAGACACGATGGCCGAAGCTTCCACCATCATTACAcattccttttctctcctcacatCTCTCTCTGCAAAAGACAAGTGACAGGCATAGACAATAATGGTTAACATTAACAAACTACACATAAGCTGTTGCCAAATTAATATTTACCATTGTATTTTAGGCTACTGCTGGTGTGACATGTTTAGATTTGAACTCCAAATGCCATGCGCCGATCTTTCCTTGTGGCCATATCATCTATGATGTCTTTAAAGTCCAGTTTCTTGGCAAGTTGACGCTCTATGGAGAGCATTGCCAAACCGTTGAGCCTCTCCTGAGACTTGTTAGAGCGCAAgtagtttttttattatcttcatTTTACTGAAGGCCCGCTCACCTCCAgccacagtcacagtcacaggcagagacagagacaggaaaaTATGCAGCAGGACACACAGGTCTCCATAAATGCTCTGTTGTCCCATTGTGTATACGGCATTAAGAAGGTCCAGAGGTCCAAGACCGTCTTCAAAAGTTGCACTATATATATTCTTTAAGTGCTGTATTTGGTCATCAAGGGACTCTGTGAGGTCATTCTTATATTTCTCAGAGAGCTTTGAGTATGATGCACTGATGCTGTCCTGTGGCATATCTCTGAATTTCCACAGGACGCAGAACTCATCACATATCTGCTGCATTGATGAGAACCTTACATGTAGTTGAGAGATTATGCTGTCCATTGCAACATGAAACATTCTGCCTCTGGGCTTTGCTCCTCTGTCCCTTGCTTTTCTGACTCATCAAAGAAAcgcttcctctttctctgtttcatttctAACCAGGATTTGATGCCCATGGATGTGGCAACAGCAGTTGCCTCTGTCATAAAACTGTCACATGATGCACGCATGCAGGCAATCTCCTCCTCTAGTTCCTTTATATTGACAGCTTGCACATCAAGTGAGTTAGTTGAGGACTGGCTGGTAAGGTTTCTATCCTCTATGCACTGTAACACCTTCACCCAAAAAGTGAAGAGTAAAACTGCATTAAAGGACTGAAAGTAGGTCTTTAGACCCTGTGCTTCAGCTTTGGCTTCATTGGTGAGGTTACCTGTAGTGATAAAGATATCGAATGCCTGGATGACACCGGGCAAATGTTTTACCACTGGGCGCACTGCCTCTATCCGCGCACTCCATTATGTGTCAGACAAGCTGTACAGAGAACAACCCAAAAGTTTTTGTAAGATTTCACATCGGTGAGGGCTGCCACTGAATAGTTTGTACAGCTGATTGACGAAGCCAAACAATATGTCCATTTCTGGCCATGGACACCAACTAGGTTTAACGTGTGAAATGCACATGGTGAGAATGTGGCAAAGGGATTTTTACTCAGTATGCGAGCTTGCACTCCTCTCACTTTTCCTGCCCTGTTGGCTCCATTATCATAGCACTGACCCCTGCAATCAGCTATATCTATCCCATGTTCACCTAGTGATTGTTCCACCATTGTGGCGATTTCCTCTCCTGCCTTTTTTGAAAAGTCCTTAAATTCAAggaaatgttcatttatttcccACCCACCCTCAGGGGAAGTTTGACTGACCCATTACTGTGCACCAGAGGgcacaaatatatattatggCATGCTAATGATAGTAATTTTGTAtagtttttgtattgttttatcgGTGCATGGTTGAAAAATACACTGCTGCGATAGCTATATGTTCAACTTTATGGAAATAAACTACCAGGAAGTATTGTCTAACTTAAGTGTAAAAATCCCTATCAGttgggcgcgcaggtggtcgagtggttagagcgcatgccacatacgcagccaaccctggttcgaatcctttgctgcatgtcacacccctttctctctcccatgtttcctgtctgtcaacttcttaataaaggtgtctatgccgaaaaaaaagaaaaaaaacccctatCAGTTTACCTTGGCTTCACTCCAACACTACATAGACACGTTTCATCGTGTGTCAGCTGattaaggaaaagaaaatgacGGAAATATACTTTCAGGTTGAGCAATAAAGACACCTCCCTGCATCATCCAGACTTATAAAAACCCTCAGCAGGCTTACCTTGATGATCCTGGAGGAGTAAGCACGTCTTTCTAGCTCATTATTCGTGCcatcattttataaacaaacatCAACCATGGAAAACAATCCCTCAGTTCACTGCACAAAAGAGCTATCCAAGGAAACTATCTTTACAACTGTGGTGTACAGGATTCCTGCTCTAATCTACCTCGGAGACGACAAGATCCTGTGCTTTGCAGAGCGCAGGAAGACTACAAATGATGCCAGCACAGTGGCGCTGGACATGAGAACAGGAAAGGTGAACAGGAATAAGGAATCCAATCCTGAGGTGACGATTAAGGTGATTATCTACAGCAactagtttatttttatattacttgTGAAGAcagtttttaacttttaagttaataattatatttacacatctctgattttttttcttagtggTCAGAGCTAAATCCAGTTAAGGAGGCACATCTTCATGGATGCCGTCCTATGAACCCCTGCCCAGTGTAtgagaagaaaagcaaaacactGTTCCTGTTTTTCATCTGTGTCAAAGACGGAGTCACAGAGGGGCATCAGCGAAGGCACCACAAAAACGAAACCCATCTCTGCTACATCAAGAGCACTGATGATGGCCAAAACTGGAGTGAGGTGACTGTATTCACTGAAAATGAGTTGGTTGAAATCAAGAAGTGGGACACAATGGCTGTAGGGCCAGGCCATGGTATTCAAATGGAGAGTGGTAGATTGATTGTCCCACTTTGTGCTTATTATCGTGAAAACTCTTCTCCCATCTCCCTCTGCCTGTACAGTGATGATCAGGGTAACACTTGGAAATTGAGCAAGAAACTTAAGATGAAATCCAATGAATGTGAAATGGCAGAGGTTTTTGATGATAAAGGCAAGAgcagaatctactgcaatgctCGTAATGCAAAGTATCGAGTAGAAGCTGTCAGTGAAGATGGAGGAGAAGAGTTTAGCTCCTTCGATAAAAAACACCTAAACGACACAAACACAGGCTGTCAGGGAAGTGTAGTCTCCTTTCCAGATCAAAGTGAAGTGCAGCCAGTTCATAACAAGTGGCTCCTCTTCAGCCACCCGACTGATAAGTCCAAAAGGGTTAATTTAGGAGTGTATCTGAACAAATCCCCACAGGATCCAACACAATGGAGCAAACCCTTGATCATCAACAGTGGACCCAGTGGTTATTCAGACCTGGCTTACATTGATGatggttggtttgtttgtttaatggaGTGTGGGGAGCAGACAGAAACTGAGCAGATCGCATGTCGGATTTTTAGCTACAATGATGTCGAGCAGGCCATTGCAGAGTAGTCTGAGGTGAAGCCTTCTGActaaacagcagagagaaaatcGGGGATGCAGTCTTTGTTAATTACACCCCAAAACTATTGAACAAACTACCTTTAGATATCAGGGAAGCCAGttcactaaatatttttaagagAAAGCTTAATACTTATCTCTTCACTTTAGCTTTTAATTAGCTTATCTATCAGTTactactgcacttcttttaatagttgaattttacttgattttattctattgttttttccgtgtactatttttattgttaaatatataacattaatatttttattttttcctcctcatatagttgtatttgtaatgtttttatttctttcctctttcttttttttttttttttttgaacattgCTCTtattttatgttccttttatgtGAAACACTTGGTGTATATTGTATAAACGGTGCCATACAAATCAagttgtcattattattattattatattattatgggaatttaaaaacgtttttttaTATGAGACTTTTCCTTATcacaatgattattataatatgCTATGATTTTATTGTGCTACTGATGTAAATTcaacacaaacaatatttaGATGGAGCTTAATGTTGCTTAGGATGTATTAAAGTTGTTGATGAGTGGTGAAGggtttgatttctttttatagGCATTATGTCATCACTACTGTGTTCATCATAAACTAGTTTGGTTTTCTGTAAGTCTGTAACAATATTATAGAAAATGTCTGTTTGTTAGAGATCACAGAGATCTGTTgaaatctgcagctgaaaaataAGTCATGGCTTTTACCTATTGACCACACATAATACTTTAAGAATTtgtcaacagcagcagaaagcacACACCATTCATAGATTACGTTTAAAGCACTTCCTGTTCAGTAAATCAAACTACATTCAGAGTGTATGAATGTTATTTCCCCTCCATAAGCAGTTATTACTTACAGCCTGAAATACCTGTTTGGTTGTGTTGACAGATACTTGATGTCCAAACACACACCTTCCGCtctatttaatctttatttaatcacCCAGCAACGAGCTCATTCTGGCAGGTCTTGGGCTCAACTCATATATCACATATTAATAAAAGAACAATATGTCATGCAGTATTTTAAGAAGAATGCCTTTGTTCTGCACATTTGGTTTTCGTAACATATTAcgtctcctctgtctcctcacaCTGAATGTTGATGTTAATGAGTTGTAATTATCACCCCACCTTCTCTACAGATATAAATCGTGTCTGCTTGTGACTGTGAAGTTCACTGACACGGAGAATGTACTTTgtgttcatttaattttctcatttcagaCCCTGCACTACTTTATATGACCACTAGATGTCCTCAGTTAATTTGTCTTTACCAGCAGTGGTAACTTCATTAATCAATCAGAATCTGTTTGTTTGCACATTTAAcagatcagctgtcagtcagactCAGCTTCTCTCCATTTCCTCACTAATCACTGAGTACATGAGGGCTGAGAGCAGTTATCAATCACATAGCTCTGATATTTCTGCAATTAATGCTAGAATACCAACTATTAAAACATGCTGCACACAATGATCTGACGGTGTGTGTATCAACTGAAATATTTGCCAGAAACATTTGCAAATGAAATAATTTGCTGCTCTTCAACATGCTTTTATTATCACCTGAGCTATTATAACTACTATCCAccaaaatcactatttggtggagctgttaacaactcatagacatctgaaatgtgagcctgactacacactgctttttgtaagacatccactggtttcatctttaacaatctgttgtattttaaaagcttgttatattatccattgtgtaaaaacttcatctgaaaagtaactaaagctgtcaaatacatGTAGTGGagaaagtaaaaagtacaatatgtccctctgagatgtagaggAGTGGAAGGACAGTTacagaaaaccttttttttaaatattttttaaaattcttaacaatgtattaaattatttgatttatttatttttattgtttttaaaatcatttattcttaaaataaaatttaattattttaattattattattattatttttttaattattttatgtattcattttcattgctattttaaaattattttatttattcttataaatgtttagttattttatttatttttattgtttttaaatgattttatatatttatttttattctttttttttaaattattttattcattcttaaagttgttttaaattactttatttatttattttttattgtttttaaaatcattgtatttattttttttaaaggttttttaaaattattttatttattcttaaaaagtgtttgaaattatttcatttgtttatttcattgtatttaaaaatataaattttatTAATTCTTaaattatcttatttatttattttaagtccCTCCTCCGTGTGTattttcagccaatcagagcggGTTGTGAAAACCATAACACTCCACTCTGCCAGCACACCGCGTGACGCCAGATCTGCCCTCTGATTGGTCGATCAGCCTGTCAGTCAGGCCGTGGGGCGTCTAGTAGCCGTTAGCTGCTCGAAGAGGACGAAACGACCAACGGCCGCTGAGGGGAAAATGTCTGCGGTGCCTGACGGAAAGAAACTGGTCCGGAGCCCCAGCGGCCTGCGGATGGTGCCGGAGAACGGAGCCTTTAACAGCCCCTTCTCTCTGGACGAGCCGCAGTGGGTCCCCGATAAAGAGGTGAGGCAGGCTGGGGGGATTTGTTTGACAGCGCGGAGCCATTAGCGACAAGCTAGCGGCGATAGGAGACATAGCTTCCGGTGTagcttttcaaaaataaaagaagctgtttgtttaccttttttttggacatttatgaaaacataattgaactgaattgtctttattgtcaaTACAACgacattttaaaacagcttcCTCCTCAgtcatcactcacacacatctcaCACTAAAATAAAGTtggtaaaagagaaaaatagataaatatatatacatacgcatagaaaactcatttaaagttcatataaataaaacattaaagctaCTCAAGACAAGTTTTTATAttactctgctgtgtgtttgataCAGTTTATCCACAAAAAAGTTCagttatcttgttaaaatcctttaaaattACTTCATCCTTCCCTAATTAAAAATCTATAGGATTTATGAATCAggatctataaatatgcaaatatatatcTAATCTCATAAGTTTATTCTCAGTTTATTCTCAGTGTTAATGCTTTAGAGGCTTGTGTAAGTTAAATACTGAACCAGgactggctccaaactagttatGATGTAACCTCTTTATAGCTCGGAGAAACTTTTACACTTTGCACATAATGAGTTATGTAATTAGGTAactttgaattatttttacattttttggagCCGTTATCAACAGGTGCAAAAGACCAACATGTCTCTGGACGCAGATCTAAGATAAGATAACGGATCTTTGTTGATTGATTTAGGAGAAATTCACATTGACGCAGCAGTCTAGTGGAGAAAAGGTTACAGtttaagggtgaaagtgatcaaatatatatatatgtgcaatatgcagaagttcctgagattatatatgtgtttaatgttggtGGGGTTAACATAGTGAGGAACGCATCAGTGTGTTATAGTGGCAGTAGGAGGTAGAACAGAGCAACATGCTGCTGAATGACTCATTAAATCCTGTTTGAAGTACAACAGAGACGCTTATCTCatcaaaaaaaaagtcttgagcagttgtttgtttctcttttagAGAAAATATGCCATGTTGTACATTTAATATAGTTGCAGTTCAACAGAGCCTCACATGTTGTTAACCTgcctcatattagtttagtGTTTGAGGCTCCAGACAGAGACGCTTCTGCCAGGACAAATAAAACCAGACAAACAGGATTCAACCAGTTCTTAAACTTACACGTACGTCAGTCTGCACAGAGGAGCTCAAACATTCAGCTGCAGGAGCGTAAAGAGTTACTGAGGAGAAATGTGACTTTAATGAGTCCAAGATCAAATCTGTCATCATAAATGTTTCATGAGTGAAGtaaatgaccctaaccctaaaacatGCACAACATCCTCactataataatattaactGTCCTGtgcttttcattcatagtgaagctcaaagtgcttcagtattaatataaacacacaatataaagaCAATAGTAATGATAAATGTTAAGATAATCCTCAATAGAAAGGTTTGTGACAGTACTTTactgttattataatgtttaccatcttagtttaaccttattaatcattatatttattctattataAATCTGTCGTCTCATTCTCAGGAACACTTTGATGGAGTTTTATTGCATCATTAGATcacaaagatgaactgattagaGTTTAGTGGCCAAAGGTTCAGAATTCATGTAATAATTATGTCATAGTTTGTCTAATAGGATCAAATATTTCTAAGAGGTTAAAGGTTAGATTCACTTAGACATCATAATGTTCTTTATTAACACTTTTCAGCAAATCATAACTTTAGTTTAGTGAAGTTAAAATGTAATCAGATAATGACATTTCATATAGAGCGCAGGGAGAGGCACAAAACCTGGATGGactcattaaaaagaaaataatgtgaacATGACCAATaatgtccttgggcaagacacttaacccttaattgctcccgttgctgtgccaacagtgtatgaatgcgagtgaatgttagcttcctcctgatgtgcaggttggcaccctgcgtggtagctgcctgccatcagtgtatgaatgtgtgtgaatgagttgtagtgtaaagcgctttgagtggtcgaaaagaccaGAAAGGCgccatataagtacagtccatttaccatttaccatttaccaaataattacagtattattaactcattaactcaggaacagaaggagagattgtgaccatatttcacatttggtcagaTACTGAATTGGAGACATTAATCACCACTAAACTGTTTATATAGttttattaaattccttcaaagtcTGGATGTAAACGGTCAGTGAAGGTAAACATTGTTTCTAGTTTAACTcgtatgcacacacatgcaaatcagagagcaggagctgctggaggtgtgtgagagagagcgagccgAGCTATTTCTATGTCAGATTAGAAAGTTAGTGACACGTAACCGAATCATGTGACTATTTAAAGATGTTTGAGTCTGAAGAGCAGAGATGCTTTAAACTTCACCTCGCTGCAGTAAATGAGGGTTCAagctgtttatttaatttattacttAAGGCCATGACAGTCTTaagcaaatgtgtgtgtgtgtgtgtgtgtgtgtgtgtgtgtgtgtgtgtgtgtgtgtgtgtgtgtgtgtaaaatacaacagaaaAGCTAATAAAAGGCTAAAGTGAAGCTTTTATTTACCTGATATATAAAGgtatttattacagtaaaagtactgcagtattatgagcgatgtagtatgcagtattacagtaaaagtactgcagtattatgagtgatgtagtatgcagtattacagtaaaagtactgcagtattatgagcgatgtagtatgcagtattacattaaaagtactgcagtattatgagtgatgtagtatgcagtattacattaaaagtactgcagtattatgagtgatgtagtatgcagtattacggtaaaagtactgcagtattatcagctatgtagtatgcagtattacagtaaaagtactgcagtattatgagtgatgtagtatgcagtattacagtaatagtactgcagtattatgagtgatgtagtatgcagtattacagtaaaagtactgcagtattatgagtgatgtagtatgcagtattacagtaaaagtactgcagtattatgagtgatgtagtatgcagtattacagtaatagtactgcagtattatgagcgatgtagtatgcagtattacggtaaaagtactgcagtattatgagcgatgtagcatgcagtattacagtaaaagtactgcagtattatgagcgatgtagtatgcagtattacagtaatagtactgcagtattatgagtgatgtagtatgcagtattacagtaaaagtactgcagtattatgagtgatgtagtatgcagtattacagtaaaagtactgcagtattatgagtgatgtagtatgcagtattacagtaatagtactgcagtattatgagtgatgtagttaaagtattgcagtaaaagtacataagctGCAAAAAGcaggcttttaatttgaaggagGTGAGGTCGCCTTATTTCCGGTGTTTTTGACctcactgtgtgtattttgacTCTTTGGGCGTTGCAGGCAGCCTGGCAGCTAACAGAAAGCCAAACACATAAATCAGCCACTTAAAACTCGTGAAACTCTCCTTCAGACGCTTTTATAACATTTATCAGCAGCAGAGAGCgttaaaaagacaaagataCACGTTGTTTGTTACGTTGCGTCCTCTCATAGCT harbors:
- the LOC134000959 gene encoding sialidase-3-like isoform X2, with protein sequence MENNPSVHCTKELSKETIFTTVVYRIPALIYLGDDKILCFAERRKTTNDASTVALDMRTGKVNRNKESNPEWSELNPVKEAHLHGCRPMNPCPVYEKKSKTLFLFFICVKDGVTEGHQRRHHKNETHLCYIKSTDDGQNWSEVTVFTENELVEIKKWDTMAVGPGHGIQMESGRLIVPLCAYYRENSSPISLCLYSDDQGNTWKLSKKLKMKSNECEMAEVFDDKGKSRIYCNARNAKYRVEAVSEDGGEEFSSFDKKHLNDTNTGCQGSVVSFPDQSEVQPVHNKWLLFSHPTDKSKRVNLGVYLNKSPQDPTQWSKPLIINSGPSGYSDLAYIDDGWFVCLMECGEQTETEQIACRIFSYNDVEQAIAE
- the LOC134000959 gene encoding sialidase-3-like isoform X1; the encoded protein is MENNPSVHCTKELSKETIFTTVVYRIPALIYLGDDKILCFAERRKTTNDASTVALDMRTGKVNRNKESNPEVTIKWSELNPVKEAHLHGCRPMNPCPVYEKKSKTLFLFFICVKDGVTEGHQRRHHKNETHLCYIKSTDDGQNWSEVTVFTENELVEIKKWDTMAVGPGHGIQMESGRLIVPLCAYYRENSSPISLCLYSDDQGNTWKLSKKLKMKSNECEMAEVFDDKGKSRIYCNARNAKYRVEAVSEDGGEEFSSFDKKHLNDTNTGCQGSVVSFPDQSEVQPVHNKWLLFSHPTDKSKRVNLGVYLNKSPQDPTQWSKPLIINSGPSGYSDLAYIDDGWFVCLMECGEQTETEQIACRIFSYNDVEQAIAE